The following DNA comes from Micromonospora chokoriensis.
ATCGGAGCGGTCAGCTCCAGCGACGCGTCGGCGGTCAGCAGGACGGCCTCGAGCAGCTCCTCGATGCCGATGCCCGGCTTGGCGGCCACGTTGACGAACATGGTCTCGCCGCCGTACTCCTCGGCGACCAGGCCGTACTCGGTCAGCTGCTGGCGGACCTTGTCCGGGTTGGCGTCCGGCTTGTCGACCTTGTTGACCGCGACCACGATCGGCACGTCGGCCGCCTTGGCGTGGTTCAACGCCTCGATGGTCTGCGGCATCACGCCGTCGTCGGCCGCGACGACCAGGATCACGATGTCCGTCACCTGGGCACCACGGGCACGCATGGCGGTGAACGCCTCGTGACCCGGGGTGTCGATGAAGGTCACCGCGCGGTCCACACCCTCGTGCGGAACGTGCACCTGGTACGCACCGATGTGCTGGGTGATGCCACCCGCCTCACCGGCCACGACGTTCGCCTTGCGGATCGCGTCGAGCAGCTTGGTCTTACCGTGGTCGACGTGACCCATGACGGTCACCACCGGCGCACGGCTGACCAGACGCTCCTCGGCCACCTCCGCGTCGAGGTCGATGTTGAACTGCGCGAGCAGCTCGCGGTCCTCGTCCTCCGGGCTGACGATCTGGATGTCGAAGCCCAGGTGCTCACCCAGCAACTGCAGGGTGTCGTCAGAGCAGGACTGGGTCGCGGTGACCATCTCGCCCAGGTTGAACATCTCCTGGACCAGCGAACCAGGGTTGGCGTTGATCTTGTCCGCGAAGTCGGACAGCGAGGCGCCGCGGGACAGCCGGACGACCTGACCCTGACCCCGGGGAGCACCCGAGCTCATGGTCGGAGCCGACAGGTTGTCGAACTCCTGTCTGCGCTGCTTCTTGGACTTGCGACCGCGCGTCGGCCGACCACCCGGACGCCCGAAGGCACCCGCGGCGCCGCCGCCACGGCCACGACCGCCCGCACCCGGACGACCGCCGCCACCGGCCGGACCACCCGGACGGAAACCGCCGCCGGGGGCACCGCCACCGCCACCGGGACCGCCACGGTAGCCACCGCCACCACCGGCGCCACCGCCACCACCGGGACCGCCGCGGTAACCGCCGCCGCCACCGGCGCCACCGCCGGGACCGCCACGGAAACCGCCGCCACCGCCACCGGGACGACCGGCGCCGCCACCGGGACGACCAGCGCCACCGGGACCGGGACGACCGGCGGCCGGACGCTGACTCGGCATGGAAGCCGGGCTGGGCCGCGGCGGCATCGAGTTCGGGCTCGGCCGCGGCGGCATACCCGCCGGGGTGTTGGGCCGGGGACCACCCGCGCCAGCGGCCGGGGGCCGCTGCTGCTGGCCACCCTGGATGCCGAACGGGTTGTTACCGGCGCCGCGCGCCGGCGGGCGACCACCCGGTCGGGCACCCGGACCCGGAGCAGGCGCGCTCGGGCGAGCTGCCGGCGAACCGGGACGGGGCGGCATCGCGGCCGGACCCGGCCGAGGGCCGGGGCGGTTGGCGCCGTCCGCCGGAGGCTCCCGGCGAACCGGGTTCTCCCGCTGCTGCTGGCGGGCGGCCTGCGCGGCCTTGACCGCGGCCTCCTGCTCAGCCTTCAGCGCGGCGGCACGCGCCTCCGCGGCCGCCACCTCGATGTCGTGGGCGCTCGCCGGCTTGGCGACCGGGGCCGCGGGCTGCGGCGCAGCGGGCACCGGACCCTTCGGCTTCGGGCCGGGCACCGGCGCGGCCGGCCGCCGAGGCGGCATCGGCTTGGCCGAGACCCGGGGCGCGCCCGGGGTCGGGGACGTCGTCGGGGTCGGGTTGGAAGCCGGCGTCGACGCGGGCGCCGACGGGGCAGCCGCTGCCGGAGCACCGGCGGACGCGACGAATGCGTTACGCAGCCGCCGGGCGACGGGCGCCTCGACGGTGCTCGACGCGGACTTCACGAACTCGCCCATTTCCTTCAGCTTGGCGAGAACGGTCTTACTCTCGACCCCGAGCTCTTTTGCAAGCTCGTGTACGCGGGCCTTGCCTGCCACTGCACTCCTCACTCCGAGGTCGTGCGGGCAGCACCCGCAGCGACCTCACTCGTGCACTTGAAGCCTGGTCATTTCAGGGACTTCATCGTGTGCTCATGTCGGTCGTCCTACCCTGCTAGCGACCCTCGCCCGGTCGGGTTGACCGGACGTAGTGGTTGGCGCATCGACGTGCTCCGCCAGCACACCGTGGTCGAGGACCTCGGTGATGCGCAGCGCACGCCCGAAGGCGCGGCGCCGCACCGCCAGCGCGAAGCAGGCCGGATCCGGGTGCATGTTCGCTCCCCGACCCGGCAGCCTGCGAAGCGGATCAGGCCGGAGGCTGTGACCAGCCTCGTCCCTGACCGCGACTATCCGCAGCAATTCGCTGGCCGGCGCACGTCGCCGGCAACCCACACAGGTGCGCTCCGGCTGCGCGCGTCGTACCACTGGAAGAAGTCTACCCCTAGCCGCCGGAGATCGCGCCGCCCGGCTCCCGCACGTGATCGGCTCCCTCACGCGCGACCGGGGCGCTCTGCTCCGCATCGGAGCGGATGTCGATCCGCCAACCGGTCAGACGGGCCGCGAGACGGGCATTCTGCCCCTCCCGGCCGATGGCGAGCGAAAGCTGGAAGTCGGGAACCGTCACCCGGGCGGCGCGACCGGCCAGGTCGACCACCTCGACCCGCAGCGCCTTGGCCGGCGACAGCGCGTTACCGACGAAGGTGGCCGGGTCGTCCGACCAGTCAATAATGTCGATCTTCTCGCCG
Coding sequences within:
- the infB gene encoding translation initiation factor IF-2 — encoded protein: MAGKARVHELAKELGVESKTVLAKLKEMGEFVKSASSTVEAPVARRLRNAFVASAGAPAAAAPSAPASTPASNPTPTTSPTPGAPRVSAKPMPPRRPAAPVPGPKPKGPVPAAPQPAAPVAKPASAHDIEVAAAEARAAALKAEQEAAVKAAQAARQQQRENPVRREPPADGANRPGPRPGPAAMPPRPGSPAARPSAPAPGPGARPGGRPPARGAGNNPFGIQGGQQQRPPAAGAGGPRPNTPAGMPPRPSPNSMPPRPSPASMPSQRPAAGRPGPGGAGRPGGGAGRPGGGGGGFRGGPGGGAGGGGGYRGGPGGGGGAGGGGGYRGGPGGGGGAPGGGFRPGGPAGGGGRPGAGGRGRGGGAAGAFGRPGGRPTRGRKSKKQRRQEFDNLSAPTMSSGAPRGQGQVVRLSRGASLSDFADKINANPGSLVQEMFNLGEMVTATQSCSDDTLQLLGEHLGFDIQIVSPEDEDRELLAQFNIDLDAEVAEERLVSRAPVVTVMGHVDHGKTKLLDAIRKANVVAGEAGGITQHIGAYQVHVPHEGVDRAVTFIDTPGHEAFTAMRARGAQVTDIVILVVAADDGVMPQTIEALNHAKAADVPIVVAVNKVDKPDANPDKVRQQLTEYGLVAEEYGGETMFVNVAAKPGIGIEELLEAVLLTADASLELTAPIDGPAQGVAIEAHLDKGRGAVATVLVQKGTLRAGDSIVAGGAHGRVRAMLDENGNQLSEAGPARPVMVLGLTAPPGAGDTFLAAADDRTVRQIAEQRQARRRAAAFANSRGRATLETLMEQLKEGEKTSLNLILKGDVSGSVEALEDALFNLDIPEEVQLKVLDRGVGAITESNVMLASASSEPVTIIGFNVRASNKVREMADREGVEIRYYTVIYQAIEEIEAALKGLLKPEYEEAELGTAEIRDVFRSSKIGNISGCIVRSGIIRRNAKARLLRDGTVVADNLTITSLKRFKDDATEVREGFECGLTLGGYNNVQVGDVIETFEMREKVRA
- a CDS encoding YlxR family protein; this encodes MVRRAQPERTCVGCRRRAPASELLRIVAVRDEAGHSLRPDPLRRLPGRGANMHPDPACFALAVRRRAFGRALRITEVLDHGVLAEHVDAPTTTSGQPDRARVASRVGRPT